A genomic stretch from Pseudomonadales bacterium includes:
- a CDS encoding DUF1738 domain-containing protein, which produces MTKKQTKTKTKKDLYQEITDGIIAELEQGICRWVRPWDKQSQPFSLPCSGKTGKDYNGINIVMLMGASTFFNTQSWLTYKQAEELGGNVKKGEKSTPLVFFKQLEIEKDKGGSDPELVKIPMLRQYRVFNVEQCENIEADKIKGFIPERPEAPQNVASDLASAVGCEVLTGSTKAANADFFDRVIIPAFGDFKSADHFAATLFHELIHWTGSPLRLNRTKGNRDSIIKESRENYAFEELVAELGAAFLCAKFGIANEELQHADYIGSWLKLLKDDKRAIHKASAAAQKAVNYILELADSQAQKAA; this is translated from the coding sequence ATGACTAAAAAACAAACTAAAACTAAAACTAAAAAAGATCTTTACCAAGAAATCACAGACGGCATTATTGCGGAACTTGAACAAGGTATTTGTCGCTGGGTTCGTCCGTGGGATAAACAGAGCCAGCCTTTTTCTTTGCCTTGTAGCGGTAAAACTGGCAAAGATTACAACGGTATAAATATAGTAATGCTAATGGGGGCATCTACTTTTTTTAATACTCAATCATGGCTGACATACAAGCAAGCTGAGGAGCTTGGCGGCAATGTTAAAAAGGGCGAAAAATCAACGCCGCTTGTATTTTTCAAGCAATTAGAAATCGAAAAAGACAAAGGCGGCAGCGATCCAGAGCTTGTAAAGATTCCAATGCTTAGACAATACCGCGTGTTTAACGTTGAACAATGCGAGAACATCGAAGCTGACAAGATTAAGGGCTTTATACCAGAACGGCCAGAAGCCCCTCAGAATGTAGCCAGCGACCTAGCAAGCGCTGTTGGTTGTGAAGTCTTAACAGGATCAACCAAAGCAGCAAACGCCGATTTCTTTGATCGCGTTATCATTCCAGCCTTTGGTGACTTTAAAAGCGCCGATCATTTTGCTGCTACTTTGTTTCATGAGTTGATACATTGGACAGGCAGCCCATTAAGACTAAACCGGACAAAGGGCAACAGAGATAGCATCATAAAAGAAAGCCGCGAAAATTACGCTTTTGAGGAATTAGTCGCCGAGCTTGGCGCTGCTTTCCTTTGCGCTAAATTCGGAATAGCTAACGAGGAATTGCAACATGCTGATTATATTGGCTCTTGGCTCAAACTTTTAAAGGATGATAAAAGAGCGATCCACAAAGCATCAGCTGCAGCTCAAAAGGCTGTTAACTATATTCTTGAGCTAGCAGACAGCCAAGCACAAAAAGCCGCCTAA